In Anolis carolinensis isolate JA03-04 chromosome 4, rAnoCar3.1.pri, whole genome shotgun sequence, the genomic window ggtatgtttagcttcaaAAAGGGAAGACTTAAAAGTGATATGATAATGATATTTCGATATCTCAAGGATTGTCATTAGAAGATGAATGAATTAGTTTTCTGTTTGTACAGAGACTAGGAcaaaaagcaatggattcaaatttcaagaaaaaaagattccactatTTATTTACCTGAAAGAACATCCCTCAGGATTCTCTAGGTCTTTTGGCACAATTCTGTGATCAGCTTCCACTGGAAGGGGACCAGAGAataacactggaagacctagagcagagattcccaaacttatttggcttacTGCCCCGTAGATGATGTACTGCTTGTGAATTCATTTGGTGTTATATTGAGTGGGGTCATTGATGCTGGCTGCATTCTGTACAATGCAAATAGTCATATGCTGTCTTTTCCCCTCCATTTTAGCTTTTGCACACCTTGCATTCAGGAATGTCTTAAGCCAAAGAAGCCAGTTTGTGGAGTTTGTCGCAGCACACTGACCCATGGCATCAGAGCTCTGGACTTGGAAAAGCAAATTGAAATGACAGAGACTACTTGCAATGGCTGCAATAAAAAAGTATGAAAAGCTGGACTGCGTTTAACTATATACATTATGAATTTGGAAAGAAGTAAATTAgcatgtggttttttttaaaatcttgattATAACAGTCAAATTTTTACCAAAGCCATAGAATTCTAGAGGATGAGAAAGCCAGTACAAATCTTTCAAACAAGAGGCAAGGCAAGAAGTTATCTTCACCTTCTTTCTTCTGCACTTTTGAGTTTGTGGAGTAGGATTTATAGGTTTCATGAGATCCATTTGCTTCAAGAGCAATCCACAGACCTAGTCTCAGGTGGAGATCATGAATTCACTTGTTGCTTGGGATATAGGTAGTAGAAAAATAAGTGTAACCTTTTATAAGTACTATACAAATTTATTTGACATTTGGGACATAATGCAACTTTGGTAGACTTCTTTGAACTTTCTGTTTAAGATTTATATACAGAATTGTGTAAAAACATGTGCAGTTCGCATCTTCAATTTTATATGTACTTTTACTGAATTTGTCTTTATATACTTCCTTCACAGTGACAATATTAATTTTGTAGGAAAGGGATGTATGATGTGGCAATTGAGTTAAAAAGCTGAATTAATGGTAAACAGCCATAAGAAAATATTAGAGGCTCAGAAAGTTATGCAGCACTTTAAGAAGATTCAGAGTTTTGTGTTTTGAGAAAccactttgtttatgtttttgtgtGGTGGAATTTAAAATTAAGCTGGGCTGTTGCATTCTTAAATATTATGAAATGTTTCACTTCCCATTTTCATAAAAAATATCTATCAGATTTTTTTCCAGGTCTCAAGTTTCACATCTTGTTTAATGCATCTCATTGTATGCAAGCATGATATATTAAATGCCAGTGATATGAACTGGCTTACATGTGAGATTGTGAAATATTTGTGATTGAACATCGACACTATTAACTATTAACTATATGGATCACGAACTGCTTGATATAAAACTAACCACAGTGCAGAATCTGCTTTAGCTATTAATAACCAGTATCTTAAGTagcacttttgttttcttttataccTTTGTGCAAAATGATCTATAGCCTCAGCATAAATAAACTAATACTACTAGCTATTAGCCATTATTTTTAGCAAGCTGAACTTTACTGGAATTTATAAAAAATCTTTtgactacatttttaaaatacaagataTGTACATCATCATGATCATTATCCTGCATATCTCCCAATAATGGGACTCAAAACATGCAGCCTAAAACCACTGAGTATTTATAATAAACAACTCCAGCTAAATGTGAATATTTGAAATTCTTGTTGGTAAATAGCAGTATTCAGTGCCTGAACAACTCCAACGTTGAGGAAGTAACTATATTTACTATATTCCAAGACATGCCACAGCAGAACAGGAGAGCTAAACTTCAACTTTCTTTGCCTTCTTAAACTGGAACTGAATTTTCATTGTGAAGGCAATCTGAGATGAAAAAAAAGGTGTCCAAAGTGCAACAATATTGAATGTTGACTTCGTTAAACTTTCAAAGTACAATGTTCTGGTTGACCATTGTGCAGAGTAGAAAGAGAGCTAGAAACGCTAACATAATATGTGAAAGAAATTGTTGCTGTGTTATATTTGCAGAGAATGCTGATTATGAGATTGTTGATTTGCTACTATATTGAGGATTGACTGGACAGGACATATTTCTTCTGTGACTGTACACAAAGCTTCACAACCTTCCATGTTTTGGTGCTATTGAAACATTAAATTGATTCTCTTGTAAAATTTTCAGAACATATTTTGCTATGTAGTTTGAAATACTTGAGTATTTTTAAGCAAACTTATTTTTCTCTTATTCTATACAGATGTATCTTTCCAAGCTGCGTGGCCATGCAGCCACCTGTTCAAAATATCAGAATTACATAATGGAAGGTGTTAGAGCCGTGACTAAAGATCCACAACAAGATACCAGGTAACTCCTTGATTTGAACAGATTATTTAAAGTGGATGAGTGGAGCAGCGTTATTTTAATCAGATTGTGCTAGTTGTCTACTTGGTTTAAGTGAGAGCTTTTAATGTTGCTCCCTGAATCCATTGTAGAGGCTGTCTTTAGAACTAAAAATAAACTTGCTGCCTGACTCAAGGTTGCTGTCAGTGCACACTGGACAATACCTTAGTTTTCACTGGATGTTGTCTTGGAAAAGCTTTCTGAATTTTTCAAAAAACTGCCAGATTTATGAATTTTCATACCATTCTAAAAAGATGCAATCAAGCTTTAAGTTCTTATTTGCAATTAGGGCTTGTGATTGAGAGATAATGAGAAATGCCTGTTTTATATTGCAGTTTGACAATGGAAAAATATCAGCCTGCTGAAATCAGTTAGGAGTCAACATTCAAAGTTAGCAGAGCAAGAGAAGTTTAGTGGTCTAACATTACAGTTGGGAGGTTATTATTTTCATAAATTCAATTATGAGTGTATAGCTGCCCTTTACCTACCTCAACGTCCTTGATCCTCTACTGCTACTCCTTTTAATCTGCTCTCCTTCCAATAACACTAGACAAATTTACATCTTTTTCCAGCCCCACTCATCTTGCTCCCTATCCTCTCTTCTCATCCAAATCTCCCACCTTTCCAAAAAATTCAGCCAGATGTAGAAAGGTGCTTAAAATCTAGTTGGCACTGTTCAGAGAACACCAGATTGAAAGGAGAGGATTTGGAGGAAGAAAAATGAAGCAAAGAGATCCATGGGGCAAGAAAGGGGTTTAAAATCTGGCTGAGGTATATTGGTGACAATATTGGCAAGCGTCTGTAATGTGCATATTTTTCTACTTTTGTGGAGGTCCTGTGCCTCTAATCCCTATGAATGTGGAAGACTGGCTATAGTGTAGTTAGTTGTCCTTTATTTGTAGCTATGGGGCTGTGGAGCCAGAATTAGGAAAGTATACTCCAAGTTTGTGGAAATATATATTGGATTGTAATTCCAAAATACCTTATGTGTACACTCAATCCCTTATTTATTTGTCCTTTAATAGCAACTTCTAGACCAAGGCTGGGCATAGCATGGTTCATGGCCATATGTGGCTCCCAGAGGATAAAAATACTTGCTTCAAAAAGTCTCCTTCAGCAATGTGACCTTTAAAAATAGTGTTCTTTCAGGTATACTTTTTTAAATATAAAGGAAGTAGACTGTGTTCTATTTACATTATTAAAATTCCAATAACATAATTTCTACATAAAACTTCAAATGTGTTTACCCAATATGGCACATTTGGATTAATgttatttagtaaaggtaaagatttcccttgatattaagtgtagtcatgtcccactctgggggggggggggaggcatggaGCATTCTAATGTTATTTATAACTCTGAAAAACTTTCTGTAATAGTTTTCCCAGAAAAATTTTTTTTCTACTTTTCCTTGAAAATCCACATTGCTGGATTCTAATACAGCAACTTTTCATGTGGAGAATATTGTGTGGGATTGCTGAAATTCCTTTCTGCTGTATAGTTTGCTGTATATCTTGAGAACTATGCTGATAGGTGCGTTGGAAACATGAAAAGTACTTTAGGCCAGTGTTAAAAGACTATTATGTTGTAAAAGCATTGAACAGAGCACTTCATATGGCTTTTCTTTGCACATTCTTGTACTATATAAACCATGCTGTTATTTCATGATTAGATCTGTACTTCATTGAGGATACTGCTGAGCCACCATTTTCTTAAAGATTTCTTAAATTTTCAGGGAAGTGaatctcctttttctcctcttttgcAGTAACATTCCAAATAGATTCACATTTCCTTGCCCTTACTGCAATGAGAAAAACCTGGACCAGGAAGGACTAGTAGAACACTGTAGAAAGTATCACAGCATGGATGCAAAGCGAGTGGTAATTGATTTACTTTACCCAATTCAGTCTTAACTCACGGGGACAGAGTTGGTTGATACATTGCCTTATATGCAGCCTGTATGTGATTGATACTGAATAAGTAGTTCTGTTTTAATTATACCTATTCTGAATGTTAGTATTCACTAGGCTAAATACAATGCCAATTCCTGCTAGAGTAGTAagcccattgaaatcaatggatgTATTTATTTAAGTTGTAACTGACAACTGGACATAACTGCCTAAGCAGTCCTTTGGGCTCCTTATTGGGATACATTGAAAACAAGTTGAATAGACAAAAGCTAGAAGATATGTTGATCAGATACAAGCACTTCAAAAGTCTAAATTACCAACTTTTCCAGGTTTGTCCAATTTGTGCATCGATGCCATGGGGTGATCCAAACTATAGAAGTGCTAATTTCATGGAACATCTTCAACGGCGACACCAGTTTTCTTATGATACTTTTGTGGTAAGTAGTGGCTGGAAAGGCTGATCTTCAGTACCTACATGATATAATCTTAAACATTTGCTTGCCCTTCTGTTGTCCTATCCAAGTTAGAAAATGCAGCATTTCAATCAGCACCCTTTTAGATGGGAAGGCATGGCCCTTACAGATCAGCTCTCATTAAGTGAAGTGAAACTGGTGAGGCCCTGAGCATGACCAaaacctaggggaatcctttagAAAATCGACTCTGTTTTGAGAGAAATTGAAAGTGAAAGAAGGAATTTGTCTCAGGAGTAATTCCTGTAAAATATAAAGCTTGTTTACATATGCATATTCTCCCTTGTTTTTGTTTAGGATTATGACGCTGATGAAGATGATATGATGGCCCAGGTTCTCTTGCGATCCTTGAGGGATCAATGAACAAAGCAAGAAGCACTTCATACCCGACTTCCTACCCCTAAGATTCTTTGGCATCCATAAACTAATTTTTCTTCATTCTTGTGCCTACTATCTCCATACATGGCCTCTTCTAGTGCGATATCCCTTGCTGTTTACTTGCTCCAGAATATCTTTCGTCTTGGTTTGTAACATAtatttttactttatttacattttatttcaacTTCTAATGTTTACAGATTTTAAATCACCAGGAGTTTGGCAATAATTTTCACCTTTGTTATTATTGCATTCTTTAACATGGATCAGGAATTAGAAGCCTAAGATAAGATCCCTGGGTCTCCATCTCTAGATAATGAAGACCTAGGCTTTTTGATTCACATATCGGCAACAGGCAtccgtttcttttttttttatgtagCAACACATTGGATTTGACTCAAAATCAAGCCTTACAGAAGCCTGTGTCCGCAATATAAAAAGCTGAAGTTATTATTCTATTACAGTGTGTCTCTTAGTTCACTCAGTATATAATACTTCTGTAAGTTTAGAGGCAATCACTTAAGTTTGGTTTCAGTTCTTTTCTACCTTACGCATACAAAGTTCAGATATGAAATGAGcttgttttgtgtttctggaaGACATTAGAATTCATACAAAACTTAATTTCTGGCTTCCTACACTTCTGTATATTTCTACCTCTATGCTTAGAGTTCAGAATAATTTGACAGCAGCAGATGAGTCACCCTTCCCACCTGTTCCTTCAACATAACACAAGTAAGACTATTGTGCTTTGTGTGAACTGCACTTTTGTATCTAATAGAGAAATGCCATGTATTCATGTGTGAAATCTAATGCTGCTGTGGTTCAGAAAGTTTGCAGTACAGGGAACAGAAAGTCTGGTTCTCACATTTCTTAACTTCTGAATGCACTTAGCCCTATTCTTGTCTTTTTCTGCATTGACTGTGCATATGAGTGAGGTGCCATATGCTTGACCTCTGTGTGTTCAGTGAAGGGTGAGAATAGGACCCCGCAAACAGCTGTGTTTACTTGCAGACTTGATACACAACTGGAAATGAACGTTAGCATGAGCTTCCATACATACATTGGCATTCTTAATTTCTGCTTGAAGGCATGGCAGTCCCAGGGATGAGATCAACAGGCATAATCCCTCTCCCCATCCTGTTGACATTAGCTAGAGAGCACAGTTACTATGAAGTAATTAGGTTTTTTATATAGTGATCATACACTGCCATTAGTGAAAACTGAAACATTTGCCTTGGTAGCTTTTGATGGACATTGCAAACTTCATCAGATATTATCTTCCTTTGTGGGAAAGTACTCTGTCAAAAACAAGAACCAGGCTGGATTCTTTAAATGAGCAATGTTTTGAATGGATGGCTCTGGGTTTAATGACAACTTTTTGCAGTAAACATTCTAACTGGAACTGAAGTATGAAATGACAGAGCTAAATATTGACTTACATGGTTTGGGATATATTGGCTCAACAGGCATTTGTTGCTAGAACCTGCGGGTAAATTGTGCAATACTGATATCTGGAGGGGGGTTTCTCCAGACTTAAAACGCCATGAATCAATAATGACATGGCACACCTGATCTGACACTCATTGTGCTGCTGAAGTGATCTGACTACCAGTTGCTCACTCTTGCGTTCTGTGACTTCTCTGCTTGGACATGGTTTGATTTTGTTGTAAATGCTTCCAAGATTCTTGAGTTGGATATCTGTCTCGTTTAAGAGTTTACCACTGAATTGTTGCTGATATTTTTGAGGTTGCCCTGTGGTATCCTGGGCCTCTCCAGCTTCACTTTCCTGCCAGAGAACCTTGTATATCGGCCATCAGATCAGCAGGCGGAAGTCAGGACATTCCAGAGCAGCATTCAAGATGCTAAAGAAACAAAAGCCAGAGAGGGAAACTGACCGTTTGCTCATACATGCACGGAAGTGCCTTCTGCATGCACATGGACTTCTTTGGGACTTTGGCCGTTATCTTTCAGCATCTCAATAAGAACATCTTCTCCAACCTCCTGTGGATTGCATAGGACCTAAATACCCTTCGTAAACATAACAGACTTTTTTGTTCTTGTATTCTAAGTGCACTTCTagtaattttaataaaaattttaGAACTTCAAAATGGTCATGTTCTGGCttttaaataaaggaaataaagttAATTgataaaatcctttttgggggaaTCATTTATCCCTTGTCCCAAGGAATTCAAatgtgaatattttttttctgattttgacTAGCCACCTCTGTTAACATCAACTAAAAGAACATGTATAAAGACAGCAAATGAAAATCACATGTATGGAGTTGTATTCCAGACATCCCGTTGAGTCAACTTCAGTATTGCTATTTGTATATAAGAGATGTTGTGCTACTGCAATGTAGATAAAAATAATATCCTGCTtctgtgagtaaataaataaagggtgcTATAGGACATCAAGCGGGTTAAAAGGAAATGTACAAAGTAGCATCTATTTTTGCTTATTTCTCTTCTGTGTGTGAATGTAAAATGTATCCCATCCATTCAGCCTCCTAAATTGACTGCATCTAGAACTGAAGCCAGCCAACTGCTGGTGCTACATTTATGCATTGAAAGGACCCCATTCATTTGGAATAAGCGTCTGCAGAAGTTAGGACATAAACAGGTGTGTGTAAAATAAAAGCAAGCATGGACATCTAAGATGACGAATAACCTTTAGGCCATTTGCAATAAGTCTGGTTGCCACATAGTAAAACAGTTTCTGTAGTACATTGCCTGTATATAATTGTAAAACAATCACAGAGTCTTGTACTGTGTATGTACAACTTCCTGTTTTGGCACGCTTGGCTAAGAAGACTGAATCACATCTGGGACTCCTCTAGAAAGCCGCGGCCATTTTGGATGACTGAAAAACATGATGTGTGTCCCCTAATTGTGTTTTAGAAGCCCTCCCTCAAAAAATATTATCTAGCATACTGGTATACTGAGTGTGTTGACTGAAATGTGCTTTTGGCTGAAAATGGCAGCAAGAGGTAACTCGCACCTGTTTTGTGCCAAATAGTAATTACAATGTGAAATGGGAGCgagttcatttattttatttaccgttCATGAATTTTATTATTCCTTTCTACCGATacagggattcagggcagctaacaacaaacatggcatgcacacacacacacacacacacaaatgtccaTATATGATTGCAATTCTTATGTGCTTCATGTTCTGGAATAGGGCCAATGAATAAAGGCTAAGGTCAGTCCCCATTCATGCACATCCTTGTATAACCGGATAATATATGGTAagcaacatgagagaagcctcccagcaggatggtaacacatccaggcgtccactgggcaatgtctttgtagacagctgattctctcacaccagaagcgacttgtctcaattcgcttctgacatgataaaaaacaaaTCTGTTGCTTAGTCTGCCGTGTTCCAAGTTCTAAAACTATTCTGGAAGTAAGGTTATGGGAAAGAGTTTGATTTATCCTTTATTAATACCTGGAAATGGCTTTCTGAGACATCTTTCAATGTGTAC contains:
- the rnf114 gene encoding E3 ubiquitin-protein ligase RNF114 isoform X1, producing the protein MALAEASSRYPEGAAASAVADRLDPLSRFTCPVCLEVFEGPVRAPCGHVFCTPCIQECLKPKKPVCGVCRSTLTHGIRALDLEKQIEMTETTCNGCNKKMYLSKLRGHAATCSKYQNYIMEGVRAVTKDPQQDTSNIPNRFTFPCPYCNEKNLDQEGLVEHCRKYHSMDAKRVVCPICASMPWGDPNYRSANFMEHLQRRHQFSYDTFVDYDADEDDMMAQVLLRSLRDQ
- the rnf114 gene encoding E3 ubiquitin-protein ligase RNF114 isoform X2 encodes the protein MGDNGQASGRRLRLPAWKGDRNAIHSYSASCTEWLESFCTPCIQECLKPKKPVCGVCRSTLTHGIRALDLEKQIEMTETTCNGCNKKMYLSKLRGHAATCSKYQNYIMEGVRAVTKDPQQDTSNIPNRFTFPCPYCNEKNLDQEGLVEHCRKYHSMDAKRVVCPICASMPWGDPNYRSANFMEHLQRRHQFSYDTFVDYDADEDDMMAQVLLRSLRDQ